A part of Terriglobus roseus genomic DNA contains:
- a CDS encoding TAT-variant-translocated molybdopterin oxidoreductase: MAENNATGATVITSIAPAKMTLAEVRAKLDGKRGKRFWQSMDELAEAPGFTEMLHEEFPQQASELTDGISRRGFMKVMGASLALAATTGCTKQPDEPIFPYVKAPEDLVLGKPNYFATAYPFSTGALPVLVKSEAYRPIKVDGNPEHPVSKGRSDLFAQASLLDLYDPDRSAHVVKHVGGMTLNSDFGAFSDAFRSAVQMSGGQGIYVLSEPIVSPSLAAQWKQLAAKYPSAKLVQWSPVNNDSARIASKAVLGDYYDAQYKLENADVILSLDADFLSSSAYPGFLPLSAAYAERHRYESGKVMNRLYTVESMPTVTGAKAEHRLGLKPSDIVKFASALGNGGSFAGDEYAQKFFAAVLADLKKAGSRAVVIAGEQSHPAIQAAAHALNAQLGAVGSTVVYTETVQALPSVGADDLKAMVAAMNSGQARVVVILGVNPIYSAPADLKFGDAVSKVPFVAHLGQHLDETGQRAHWHVNAAHYLESWSDARAYDGTISIVQPMIDPLYGGKTSHDVLQAVLDNPQKTSYQVIQENFKTYAKSGDATAWQKALHDGWVEGTAFEPKSGVSGKAVSLDISGLAASAGAYEIAFKADPSVYDGRFANNGWLQEVPKQVTRMAWDNAALMSMNTMEALKVEERDLVELEINGQKVNFPVLMMPGHPDGVITVHLGGGRWFGRVGQYVGSDANKLRSINSQWSQPGLKAKKTDGVYDLCVTQVHDLDHRGKLAQSDLQHPTDANAAISEPGHEAMERGVIRTATLAEAQKNPGYAHEGNLLYETPPKDESFFPDDWKYDKTDKSSGKMQNAWGMSIDLNSCIGCNACVVSCYAENNNPVVGREQVKIGRKMDWIRIDTYFEGDLHAPKAHFQPMLCQHCENAGCEQVCPVGATVHSPEGLNTMVYNRCVGTRYCSNNCPYKVRRFNFLLYSDFDTESLKFMRNPDVSVRSRGVMEKCTYCVQRIQAVKIEADKEGRAIQDGEIVTACQQACPTDAIVFGNINDKSSRVAKRKAEERDYQVLADLNYRPRTSYTAGVSNPNPELEMA, translated from the coding sequence ATGGCTGAGAACAACGCAACCGGCGCAACCGTGATCACTTCGATCGCTCCGGCCAAGATGACGCTGGCGGAGGTTCGCGCCAAGCTTGACGGCAAGCGTGGCAAGCGCTTCTGGCAGAGCATGGATGAACTGGCCGAGGCGCCGGGCTTCACCGAGATGCTGCACGAAGAGTTTCCGCAGCAGGCTTCGGAGCTGACGGACGGCATCAGCCGCCGCGGCTTCATGAAGGTGATGGGCGCGTCGCTGGCACTGGCTGCAACCACGGGTTGCACCAAGCAGCCGGACGAACCGATCTTCCCGTATGTGAAGGCTCCTGAGGACCTGGTCCTTGGCAAGCCTAACTATTTTGCAACTGCCTACCCCTTCTCGACAGGCGCACTGCCGGTCCTGGTGAAGAGCGAGGCATACCGTCCGATCAAGGTCGACGGTAACCCGGAGCATCCGGTATCGAAGGGCCGCAGCGATCTGTTCGCGCAGGCTTCGTTGCTGGATCTGTATGATCCGGACCGTTCCGCGCATGTTGTGAAGCATGTTGGCGGCATGACGCTGAACTCGGATTTCGGTGCGTTCTCTGATGCGTTCCGTTCGGCCGTGCAGATGAGCGGTGGTCAGGGCATCTATGTCCTGTCCGAGCCGATCGTTTCGCCGTCGCTGGCAGCGCAGTGGAAGCAGCTTGCTGCAAAGTATCCGAGCGCGAAGCTGGTTCAGTGGTCGCCGGTTAACAATGATTCGGCACGCATCGCTTCAAAGGCTGTGCTGGGCGACTACTACGACGCGCAGTACAAGCTGGAGAATGCAGACGTCATTCTTTCGCTGGATGCGGACTTCCTGTCGTCGTCGGCGTACCCGGGCTTCCTGCCGCTGTCGGCTGCGTATGCAGAGCGTCATCGCTACGAGTCGGGCAAGGTAATGAACCGCCTGTACACGGTAGAGAGCATGCCGACCGTGACCGGCGCGAAGGCAGAGCATCGCCTGGGCCTGAAGCCGAGCGACATCGTCAAGTTTGCGAGCGCGCTGGGGAATGGTGGATCGTTCGCGGGCGACGAGTACGCGCAGAAGTTCTTTGCTGCAGTTCTGGCCGACCTGAAGAAGGCTGGCAGCCGCGCGGTGGTTATCGCGGGTGAGCAGAGCCACCCGGCCATCCAGGCTGCGGCGCACGCTCTGAATGCTCAGCTTGGCGCGGTGGGTTCCACCGTGGTCTACACCGAAACGGTGCAGGCTCTGCCGTCGGTTGGTGCGGATGATCTGAAGGCGATGGTTGCCGCGATGAACTCCGGTCAGGCTCGCGTGGTGGTCATCCTCGGCGTTAACCCGATCTACAGTGCTCCGGCTGATCTTAAGTTCGGCGATGCAGTTTCGAAGGTGCCGTTTGTTGCGCACCTTGGTCAGCACCTGGATGAGACCGGTCAGCGTGCTCACTGGCACGTGAATGCGGCTCATTACCTGGAGAGCTGGTCGGATGCTCGCGCATACGACGGTACGATTTCGATCGTGCAGCCGATGATCGATCCGCTGTATGGCGGCAAGACATCGCACGATGTTCTGCAGGCTGTTCTGGATAATCCGCAGAAGACTTCGTACCAGGTGATTCAGGAGAACTTCAAGACCTACGCGAAGAGCGGCGACGCTACCGCATGGCAGAAGGCCCTGCACGACGGTTGGGTTGAGGGAACGGCGTTCGAGCCGAAGTCGGGTGTTTCCGGCAAGGCTGTCTCGCTGGACATCTCTGGACTGGCCGCTTCGGCTGGCGCTTACGAAATCGCCTTCAAGGCTGATCCTTCGGTTTACGACGGTCGCTTTGCCAACAACGGCTGGCTGCAGGAAGTTCCGAAGCAGGTAACGCGCATGGCGTGGGATAACGCCGCGCTGATGTCCATGAACACCATGGAAGCCCTGAAGGTGGAAGAGCGCGATCTGGTTGAGTTGGAAATCAACGGCCAGAAGGTGAACTTCCCCGTGCTGATGATGCCGGGACATCCAGATGGCGTGATCACGGTTCACCTTGGTGGTGGCCGCTGGTTTGGCCGCGTGGGTCAGTATGTGGGTTCCGATGCGAACAAGCTGCGCTCGATCAACTCGCAGTGGTCGCAGCCGGGCCTGAAGGCGAAGAAGACCGACGGCGTGTATGACCTCTGCGTGACCCAGGTTCATGATCTGGATCATCGTGGCAAGCTTGCCCAGAGCGACCTGCAGCATCCGACGGATGCGAACGCAGCGATCTCCGAGCCGGGCCACGAAGCGATGGAGCGCGGTGTGATCCGCACGGCCACGCTGGCGGAAGCTCAGAAGAATCCTGGCTACGCACACGAGGGCAACCTGCTCTACGAGACGCCGCCGAAGGATGAGTCGTTCTTCCCGGATGACTGGAAGTACGACAAGACCGACAAGTCCAGCGGCAAGATGCAGAATGCCTGGGGCATGTCGATCGATCTGAACTCCTGCATTGGCTGCAACGCCTGCGTGGTGAGCTGCTATGCCGAGAACAACAACCCTGTTGTTGGTCGCGAGCAGGTGAAGATCGGTCGAAAGATGGACTGGATCCGCATCGACACCTACTTCGAGGGCGATCTGCATGCTCCGAAGGCGCACTTCCAGCCGATGCTGTGCCAGCACTGCGAAAACGCCGGTTGCGAACAGGTTTGCCCGGTAGGCGCTACGGTGCACTCGCCGGAAGGCCTGAACACCATGGTCTACAACCGTTGCGTGGGTACGCGCTACTGCTCGAACAACTGCCCATACAAGGTTCGTCGCTTCAACTTCCTCCTGTACTCGGACTTCGATACGGAGAGCCTCAAGTTCATGCGTAACCCCGATGTCAGCGTTCGTTCGCGCGGCGTGATGGAGAAGTGCACCTATTGCGTGCAGCGTATCCAGGCCGTGAAGATCGAAGCCGACAAGGAAGGTCGCGCAATCCAGGACGGCGAAATCGTTACGGCATGCCAGCAGGCCTGCCCGACCGACGCCATCGTCTTCGGCAACATTAACGACAAGAGCAGCCGGGTTGCGAAGCGCAAGGCTGAGGAGCGGGACTACCAGGTTCTGGCCGACCTCAACTACCGGCCGCGGACCAGCTACACCGCTGGCGTGTCTAACCCGAATCCTGAGCTGGAGATGGCGTAA
- a CDS encoding cytochrome c3 family protein yields MAQVFDRSSNALARAALVLTGLIVVALGVALNQLQRSPWVTRQGQRADQPVPFSHRHHVQGVGLQCQYCHTSVEKSMYAGIPPTKTCMNCHAEIWTNAEMLEPVRKSWATGESIPWIRVHDLPDYVYFNHEIHVNKGIGCASCHGRVDEMPIMYAENSLQMEWCLNCHRDPVKNLRPTSEIYNMAWAGASGDKPVWCAETGKLAPTSQAVTCTTKDPGQGNPQLAFLQKGASDGQDSGGGVKLQPHALNGAGETMSDVPPMAILPSSYHKFTSQRELGTYLADKYRIRTPNELQSCEVCHR; encoded by the coding sequence ATGGCGCAAGTTTTTGACCGCAGTTCGAACGCTCTGGCCCGTGCAGCCCTTGTGCTGACCGGTCTGATCGTGGTCGCACTGGGCGTGGCACTGAACCAGTTGCAGCGCTCCCCGTGGGTTACCCGGCAAGGCCAGCGGGCTGACCAGCCGGTGCCGTTTTCGCATCGCCACCACGTACAGGGCGTTGGTCTCCAGTGCCAGTACTGTCATACGTCGGTGGAGAAATCGATGTATGCCGGCATCCCCCCGACCAAGACCTGCATGAACTGCCATGCGGAGATCTGGACGAACGCCGAGATGCTGGAGCCGGTTCGCAAGAGCTGGGCAACAGGCGAATCGATTCCGTGGATCCGCGTGCATGATCTGCCGGACTACGTGTACTTCAATCACGAAATCCACGTGAACAAGGGCATCGGCTGCGCAAGCTGCCACGGCCGCGTGGATGAAATGCCCATCATGTATGCCGAGAACTCGCTGCAGATGGAGTGGTGCTTGAACTGCCATCGCGATCCGGTGAAGAACCTTCGCCCGACGAGCGAGATCTACAACATGGCCTGGGCAGGCGCTTCTGGCGACAAGCCGGTTTGGTGCGCTGAGACGGGCAAGCTGGCTCCCACGTCGCAGGCTGTTACCTGCACGACGAAGGATCCGGGCCAAGGCAATCCGCAGCTCGCGTTCCTGCAGAAGGGCGCTTCGGATGGCCAGGATTCGGGTGGTGGCGTGAAGCTCCAGCCGCACGCTCTGAATGGCGCTGGCGAGACGATGTCGGATGTACCTCCGATGGCGATCCTGCCGTCCAGCTATCACAAGTTCACGTCGCAGCGAGAGCTGGGAACGTACCTGGCGGACAAGTACCGCATCCGCACACCGAATGAGCTGCAGAGCTGCGAGGTGTGCCACCGATGA
- a CDS encoding TIGR03435 family protein, whose protein sequence is MLRFAQRLFVLLACVSTLSALAQTPITEEPDYKPTLTFDVATIRVAPPPGANFRVSVTSPRDSSRFDATNLPVRTLLQIAYGYDAPFVNAPDWIANTFYDIHARSDEAADARLAKLPVNEVRLEKRNAIRLLLADRMALKTHMETRSSAIFHLVVAKGGLKMSPIPTPAPSADGEKPRIPPVDTQAHPSRHGLEFVGTNANMQAITSVLSTMMEAPVMDKTGLAGYYNYTLQISRPWSATDPDTFPDILTAVQEQLGLKLESVREPVPNLVFDNITKPTEN, encoded by the coding sequence ATGCTCCGCTTCGCTCAGCGACTCTTCGTACTCCTCGCCTGTGTCTCCACTCTCTCGGCCCTCGCGCAAACACCCATCACGGAAGAGCCGGATTACAAACCAACGCTCACCTTCGATGTCGCCACCATCCGCGTAGCTCCGCCGCCGGGAGCAAATTTCCGCGTCTCCGTCACCAGCCCACGCGACTCCAGCCGCTTCGACGCAACCAACCTCCCCGTCCGCACCCTGCTGCAGATCGCCTACGGCTACGACGCTCCCTTCGTCAACGCACCGGACTGGATTGCCAACACCTTCTACGACATCCACGCACGCTCCGACGAAGCTGCCGACGCACGCCTCGCCAAACTCCCCGTGAATGAAGTGCGCCTGGAAAAGCGAAATGCCATCCGCCTGCTCCTGGCAGACCGCATGGCCCTGAAGACACACATGGAAACGCGCAGCAGCGCCATCTTCCATCTCGTCGTCGCCAAAGGCGGCCTCAAGATGTCTCCCATACCGACACCAGCGCCCTCAGCCGACGGTGAAAAGCCCCGCATCCCGCCCGTTGATACGCAGGCGCATCCCTCACGTCACGGATTGGAATTCGTAGGCACCAACGCCAACATGCAAGCCATCACCAGCGTGCTCAGCACCATGATGGAAGCGCCTGTCATGGATAAAACCGGCCTCGCAGGCTATTACAACTACACCCTGCAGATCAGCCGCCCCTGGTCCGCAACCGACCCCGACACCTTCCCGGACATCCTCACCGCCGTACAGGAACAACTCGGCCTCAAACTCGAATCCGTACGCGAACCCGTACCCAACCTAGTCTTCGACAACATCACCAAACCCACCGAAAACTAA